The bacterium region AGCCCGTGCACTACAGTATAAACCATTAAGGAAAATAAAGCGGCAATCAATAAAAAATTTTCTCTGTCCAAAAAATTATTAGATTGCTTTGTCTCCGCCAGTGGGCGGATTCCTCGCAATGATAAACTTAATAAACTTACGCTTTTTTTAAAAAACCACGCCAAAATTACAAAAAATCCCGCAAGCCCCAAAATGCCGGTTTCCAGCCAAAAAGCCAGAAAAATATTATGCGGCTCCGGCACCGCCCATTCCAAATAAGGCTCGGAAAATCTAATCTGATAATCCAAATAATATTTTTGAAAATTCCCCGGACCGATTCCAGTCAGCCAATTGTCTTTCCCGATCTCCCAAGCGGAGCGCCAAATCATCAGGCGAGAATTGTAAGAAGACCGGTAAGACAAATCCTTTAGGTTTTCAAATTTACCGGTTCCGCTTTGGCCGAAAAACGAAACGAACAAAATTAAAAAAACAACGCCAAAAAATATTTTTCTTTTCTTCGGCGCTATCAAATAAATCAATAAAAAAACTGCAACAGCTGCCGCGAACCACGCCGCGTAAGAATAAGTGAAAGACAACGCCAAAAAAATTATCAACAAGATGAATAAATTAAATCCTTTACTGCGCCAAAACTTGCCAATCTGTTTGAGATTACCCGCTTCGCCTTGATCGAATCGAGGCGAGCAACAGGGGGGGAGGGGGGTCCCCATTGTAATCGAGAACGGTTGGCAAGTTTTGATATTCAATGTCTTAAAATCTGATTTCAGAAATACATATATTCCGACGATCAAAGCCGGCGCTAAATACATGGCCAGATAATTCGGCGATAAATAGAAACCATGCAATCTTCCATCATACGAAACCCCGCTTAGCGCGGGAAAAATTAAATATACGAGGCTTACAAGCGCCACCAATGATCCGGAAAAATAAAGCGCTTTTAAAATATTTTCTTTTTGTTTTAAAGTTCTTATTTCCGAAACTAAAATAATAAAAAATAAAAACGGATCAAAAAACCAGCCTTTTAAAATTCCGGCGCTGGTTTTTAAGTCGCTGGATAAAATTGTAGAAATTGTCGCTCCCGCCAATAACAGGATTATTCCTATTCCAAGCATCCTGTCCGGAATTATTTCACGTAATTTTATATGGCGAGAATTTTTAATAAACCAAATGGCAAATAAAATATAAATTACCAGCTCAAGAACGGTCGAAGGAACGCCAAAAATATTTAGTCTTACCAAATATAAAGGCAGACAAAAAACAATCGTCAAAATCCCTAATTCAATTTTTCGCCAGGAAAAATAGGCGAAAAATATTGCGCCTAAAATTATTGCTAAATTGAATAAAAATAAATTCATTTTACCTTCGCCTATTAAGTTAATGATTTAAAAATTTGTTAAAAGCGCAGCATTAGCAACTTTGGACATTGTTTAAACGGCTACTTTTTTTCCTAAGTTTACGCTGATTGCCAGATAAATCATTAAAACCGCCAAAAGGGTCGGCGAATAGATCGCGGTGTCAAAAAACAATTGGACAGAGAACCAGACAAAAGCCCCGACTAAGCCAAGAGAAATGACTTTTTCTTTTGATAATTCGCGTTCTTTTGATTTCAAAATTAATAAAAAAACCTTAACCGTTGAGATCAAAATAAGTACCCAGATCAGTAAAGTCGGAATGCCAATTTCCGCGGCAATATCCAAATAGGTATTATGAGCGGTAACAGAAGATCTCTCGGAAGAGCGCGCATTAAGCGCCTCGGCATACGCGCCAACCCCCACACCGAGGGTGGGATAGTCTTCTATAATTTTAATCGATTGGCGCCAATTTAACAAACGCTCGGAATTCGACCCTTCGGCAGGATTAAAACTGCTAAAAAATCGGGTGATAACCGGATTCGGAGAACTAAAGATCGCAATACCGCCGACCAAAACAGCCGTCACTACAATAACCTTGATCCGCTTATCAAAATATCTCCAACCCAAAAAAATAACCGCGGCAGTGCCGAAAAACGCGCCAACATATCCCGCGCGAGAAAAAGTCAGGCCAAGAGCTAAAAATAAAATCGCGTTGGAAATACAAAGCAAAAACTTCTGCCAAAAAGAAAAATTAAAAGTATTGGAGAAAAAGGCTAAACATAAAGCAATTGGCGCTGTTAATCCCAAATAAAAAGCAAACATATGAGGATCCGGAAAAAAAGAAATGGCCCGGAAAAATGTTTCCCCTCCGACATTGACCAGCCAGCTGGGATTAGCAACAACCACCTTGCCAAAAGATTGGCCATAGAACAAATAAGCGATATTTTTTGACCAAAAATCCATTATCGCGTCAATCCCAAAAATAAACTGGCTCAAAAACTGAACGATGCCCGCTATGGCCGCTATTGCCGCGGAAAATAACAGAACATAAATAACTTTTGTAATTTTTGCTGTCGAGTTAAAATAACCGGCAG contains the following coding sequences:
- a CDS encoding O-antigen ligase family protein, whose protein sequence is MKKNIETILAYLKKFPIVMAGNDFLKLNKKVCLGIFFITASLALSGLIVWQPVYFLLFLAAILFLVIVFWKTEESLLALVFYLPFQVALNVTESIDLASSRIFIILLFIVWLVKSLAKKKLVIPYRTTTWLLLVFLGLIALSAYFSIDQEKSAIRSLFFFSIIPLYFIAAGYFNSTAKITKVIYVLLFSAAIAAIAGIVQFLSQFIFGIDAIMDFWSKNIAYLFYGQSFGKVVVANPSWLVNVGGETFFRAISFFPDPHMFAFYLGLTAPIALCLAFFSNTFNFSFWQKFLLCISNAILFLALGLTFSRAGYVGAFFGTAAVIFLGWRYFDKRIKVIVVTAVLVGGIAIFSSPNPVITRFFSSFNPAEGSNSERLLNWRQSIKIIEDYPTLGVGVGAYAEALNARSSERSSVTAHNTYLDIAAEIGIPTLLIWVLILISTVKVFLLILKSKERELSKEKVISLGLVGAFVWFSVQLFFDTAIYSPTLLAVLMIYLAISVNLGKKVAV
- a CDS encoding O-antigen ligase family protein, producing the protein MNLFLFNLAIILGAIFFAYFSWRKIELGILTIVFCLPLYLVRLNIFGVPSTVLELVIYILFAIWFIKNSRHIKLREIIPDRMLGIGIILLLAGATISTILSSDLKTSAGILKGWFFDPFLFFIILVSEIRTLKQKENILKALYFSGSLVALVSLVYLIFPALSGVSYDGRLHGFYLSPNYLAMYLAPALIVGIYVFLKSDFKTLNIKTCQPFSITMGTPLPPCCSPRFDQGEAGNLKQIGKFWRSKGFNLFILLIIFLALSFTYSYAAWFAAAVAVFLLIYLIAPKKRKIFFGVVFLILFVSFFGQSGTGKFENLKDLSYRSSYNSRLMIWRSAWEIGKDNWLTGIGPGNFQKYYLDYQIRFSEPYLEWAVPEPHNIFLAFWLETGILGLAGFFVILAWFFKKSVSLLSLSLRGIRPLAETKQSNNFLDRENFLLIAALFSLMVYTVVHGLFDTTYWKNDLAIIFWLNLGLLAAIKKNR